Proteins from a single region of Pyrus communis chromosome 6, drPyrComm1.1, whole genome shotgun sequence:
- the LOC137737400 gene encoding uncharacterized protein, whose amino-acid sequence MTAARLIRLPPKLTKVRASLSSPSPSFKCLFSSNSPSPRDVVSSTAANVVDLGEEEDDDVPVYCNPTASAAAKIVQPTLLQPGVVVYDGVCHLCHGGVKWVIKADKYRKIKFCCVQSETAEPYLRLCGLDREDVLRRFLFVEGPGLYHQGSTAALKVLSYLPLPYSALSAFMVIPTPLREMVYDYVAKRRYDIFGKSEDCLVLREKELLERFIDREEIMDRSPPDL is encoded by the exons ATGACGGCGGCAAGGCTGATCAGATTGCCGCCGAAACTTACAAAAGTAAGAGCTTCACTTTCTTCTCCATCTCCTTCGTTCAAATGTCTATTTTCTTCCAACTCACCGTCTCCCCGCGACGTCGTTTCGAGCACTGCCGCCAACGTCGTTGATCTGggcgaagaagaagatgatgacgTGCCCGTCTACTGTAACCCGACTGCTTCCGCGGCGGCGAAGATCGTGCAACCCACTCTCCTTCAGCCAGGCGTCGTGGTGTACGATGGGGTCTGCCATCTCTGCCATGGAG GGGTGAAGTGGGTGATCAAAGCGGACAAGTACAGGAAGATCAAATTCTGTTGCGTTCAATCGGAGACTGCTGAGCCTTACCTGAGATTATGTGGTCTGGATCGAGAGGACGTTCTTCGTCGATTCTTGTTTGTCGAAGGCCCCGGGCTTTACCACCAAGGCTCTACTG CTGCACTGAAAGTTTTGTCGTACTTGCCTCTCCCTTACTCTGCTTTGAGTGCTTTCATGGTGATCCCAACTCCTCTGAGAGAGATGGTTTATGATTATGTTGCCAAGCGGCGCTACGACATCTTTGGCAAGTCTGAAGATTGCTTAGTTTTGCGAGAAAAAGAGTTGTTAGAGCGTTTCATTGATAGGGAAGAGATTATGGATCGATCTCCACCAGATTTGTAA
- the LOC137737402 gene encoding DEAD-box ATP-dependent RNA helicase 22 translates to MLPFYKLSSSPPRFLSQFRHSFSLLSNSSSPFRISLLWLSHPRRFGTATTAAYRKEGGDTFFTEESVSWTSLGVSDNVSQALYNAGLGQPSLVQAASIPSILSGKDVVVAAETGSGKTHSFLVPLIDKLCNEHDESANVASSDQGVSQPRKISLVLCPNVTLADQAVRMANGLRGENGEPLLSVVSLCGRQGWPVNEPDIIVSTPAALLNNIDPKNFRRTDFIRSVKYVVFDEADMLLSGGYQNKVIRLIHMLRFDEKLLSRSSEENPSEPTSSHFSSEDEDDLQTEDVFEEEGDSEKDGDVHEEEVEVGHVKSLDWRRVRKVYKRSKQYVFVAATLPANGKRTAGAVLKKMFPEADWVSGNYLHCHNPRLKQRWIEVTFDTQVDELIKAVKHGIETRSASGQCRTMVFANTVEAVESVAKILMRAGIECYQYHKECSLEDRAKTLVDFQEKGGILVCTDSAARGVDIPNVSHVIQADFATSAVDFIHRVGRTARAGQYGLVTSMYTESDRDLVAAVRRAGELDLPVETAFSRKRSFRNKLKKKAALRRIKDSSSNEESVLA, encoded by the exons ATGCTTCCGTTCTACAAACTCTCCTCATCTCCGCCCCGGTTCCTCTCCCAGTTCCGGCactccttctctcttctctccaaTTCTTCGTCTCCGTTTCGGATCAGCTTGCTCTGGCTCAGCCACCCTCGCCGTTTCGGAACCGCCACCACCGCCGCGTACCGGAAGGAAGGCGGAGATACGTTTTTCACTGAAGAAAGCGTTTCGTGGACGTCCCTCGGCGTATCCGATAACGTTTCTCAAGCTCTTTACAATGCCGGCCTCGGCCAACCGTCTCTGGTTCAG GCTGCTAGCATACCATCTATACTTTCAGGGAAGGATGTTGTTGTGGCAGCTGAAACTGGTAGTGGTAAAACGCACAGCTTTCTTGTCCCTTTAATTGATAAGCTGTGCAATGAGCACGACGAGTCTGCGAATGTTGCTTCTTCTGATCAAGGAGTGTCCCAACCCCGAAAGATTTCTCTTGTTCTTTGTCCAAATGTGACACTTGCAGACCAAGCGGTTCGGATGGCCAACGGTCTTCGTGGCGAAAATGGCGAACCACTTCTGAGTGTTGTATCTCTTTGTGGGAGACAG GGATGGCCAGTTAATGAACCTGATATTATTGTTTCGACACCAGCTGCTCTTCTGAATAATATTGACCCAAAAAATTTCCGTCGTACGGATTTTATAAGGAGTGTAAAATATGTG GTATTTGATGAAGCAGATATGCTTCTCTCTGGGGGCTACCAGAATAAGGTTATCCGTCTCATACACATGCTCCGGTTTGATGAAAAGCTATTGTCACGGTCAAGTGAGGAGAATCCATCAGAACCCACTTCCTCACATTTCAGTTCAGAAGATGAAGACGATCTTCAGACTGAAGACGTATTTGAAGAAGAGGGAGATTCTGAGAAAGATGGTGACGTACATGAGGAGGAGGTTGAGGTTGGGCACGTAAAAAGTTTAGACTGGAGGAGAGTGAGAAAAGTTTACAAGCGCAGTAAACAGTACGTTTTTGTTGCAGCTACTCTTCCAGCGAATGGAAAGAGAACTGCCGGGGCAGTGTTGAAGAAGATGTTTCCGGAGGCCGATTGGGTTAGTGGAAACTACCTCCATTGCCACAACCCCAG ATTGAAGCAAAGGTGGATTGAAGTTACTTTTGATACTCAGGTGGATGAACTTATAAAGGCTGTGAAACATGGAATTGAGACGAGATCTGCTTCTGGTCAGTGCCGAACTATGGTGTTTGCAAATACTGTTGAGGCTGTGGAATCGGTGGCAAAGATATTGATGAGAGCTGGGATTGAATGTTACCAATACCATAAAGAGTGCTCCTTGGAAGACCGTGCAAAGACATTGGTTGATTTCCAAGAGAAAGGTGGCATTCTCGTGTGCACTGATTCTGCCGCACGTGGCGTTGACATTCCAAATGTATCACATGTTATCCAG GCAGATTTTGCTACTTCTGCTGTGGACTTTATACACAGGGTTGGTCGCACAGCCAGAGCTGGTCAATATGGACTTGTGACTAGCATGTATACAGAATCTGACCGTGACCTGGTTGCTGCTGTTCGTAGAGCAGGAGAACTTGATCTGCCTGTG GAGACGGCATTTAGCAGGAAAAGAAGCTTTCGAAATAAGCTTAAGAAAAAAG CTGCTTTGCGGAGGATCAAGGATTCATCATCGAATGAGGAGAGCGTTCTAGCATAA
- the LOC137736301 gene encoding UDP-glycosyltransferase 74E1-like has product MVQPSTGTWSSWVLCDSLRGEFDSLGVPMAAVPQWADQLFGEEIREVGVKAKEDEEGVIRKEAFVGCLKEVMEEGRSKDINKNSSKWGEMAKKELSEGGSSIKSIGDFVEHVRLANKKGEAKEFMNGTD; this is encoded by the coding sequence ATGGTGCAACCCAGCACTGGCACATGGAGCAGTTGGGTGCTTTGTGACTCATTGCGGGGGGAATTCGATAGCCTTGGGGTGCCGATGGCGGCTGTGCCTCAGTGGGCTGATCAGCTGTTTGGGGAGGAGATACGGGAGGTTGGCGTGAAAGCTAAGGAAGACGAGGAGGGAGTGATAAGGAAAGAAGCATTTGTTGGGTGCTTGAAGGAAGTAATGGAGGAAGGGAGAAGCAAAGACATTAACAAGAATTCGAGTAAATGGGGGGAGATGGCTAAGAAGGAATTAAGTGAAGGGGGGAGCTCTATCAAGAGCATTGGTGATTTTGTAGAGCACGTGAGGCTTGCTAATAAGAAAGGAGAAGCAAAGGAGTTTATGAACGGCACAGATTGA